The DNA region ATAGAATTTTAATGGATTTAACACTCGTAGGTGTTAATATGAGTTTGGACTAAAAAGAAGGCTTAAACAAAGATATGCAGAACATATTTGTCCTTTCGAcgtgaaaaacaatttttctaactCTTTTATAACGTTTATAACGCGATTCTCGCTTGCAAGACCAcattaaagtaaataaaactgtaAGGTGCACAAGCTGATTAAATAGGGAATAAAATGGAGATTTCCACGGTTGCTATATCAGCAATATTTAGATCCGTTAACTTTCCATGTCAAGCTCTCATTCAGGGGGCCTGTAGCCAGTGATCAAAGTGTAATCTCACTAAAAAACCTTCAGTAATATACCGAATTGGAACTTAGAAATTGCATTCAAATTACGATGTTTCTTTTGGCACTGAATATGATGTCGAGCCTCTTCTGACCATAGGTTTCTTTACAGGTGCATTGGCTTCTTGTCGGCACCCAAAGCCTGGCCAATTCATGGCCAAAAAAGAGGGAATCCCCAGCTATGTAGACAGTCCATCAGCAGCTGACTTGGCAATTGACAGTGAGTATAAATCCACCGATCATCTTCACCAcaattaaatacattttgtaTATGTTCATTTAATTATTGTGGAAAATGATGAGGGGTATAGGTACAGTGTCTGTTCTATGATTTCTCATTGAGTATTTGAAAGTACCTCAGATGTATCGCTCTAACAACAAATAGAAAAAGCTATGCCTGGAAAAATAAGTAACTGTTGGAAAACTCAATACTGCAAGTCGGAAAAATTCTCTTAGGAGAGTTGTAGTGCAACTCTTAATCTCATTAGGTGCTCATCCAGGGAAAACAAAGGAACGCTATTTTCTCTTGGTGCTTAAAGCTTCAAGGAGCCTTTTTCGCAGCTCTATCAGAATAATTACTAATAATCATTTACTTGTTTTCGATGAAAGAGCGCCTCGTGGGACATCTTCAGTTCAACACTACCAAGGGTAATGTGGTTGAGGACTCCTCGGGTTATGCCAATAACGGCATCCTTCAAGACGGTGCTATTGTGGTCAACTTTCCCAAGAGCAAGTGTGGAAATGCCGCCTATGTTTACTGCGGGGACATTCTTTTCCACGGGGACACCTTCCAGGCCAAACCCAGAGAGGGCGTCACAGTTGCtgcttttatcaatttgaaGGACATCGAAGGCAGCCGATCTGTCTTTGATACCATTGGTATCAGTCATCAGTGCGGTCAATTTCACTTTGAGGTGAACTATGGTTCTGTGCGCTGGTTCCACAGGAATGAGACTCAGCACATTATTTTCAGCGTCACCGCGGAGGGAAAGCAGGTGCCAAAAGGTATGTGGCTTGCTCATTAtgtattttcttttcagcataacATTGCTCCCTTAGGACGGGTTTCCTTCTTGCGGCATCATTTCAGCTGGCAACCGCTTCAGACAAACATAGTGGCAATACGCGTGAAATCTAAAATTCTGCATTTTGGTCCAAATTAACCGAGAATACTACACTCACAAGCTCGAATttgatgaaattgtttttatctctTAATGAAGATTTATAGACCTTCCTTCAAAACGTTTTTGCGTTATATATTTATGCCATGCTTAACTAATCCTCCTTCCGTCGTTTTCTCTCTTACTAGATCAATGGACCCACATTGCAGGAACCTACGACTCCGCTACAGGCAAGTCCAAGATCTATGTCAACGGTGAATTGCGTAACATGACAATTGGTGGTGGACTTCTTTCGAGAGACTGGCTTTCAAGGGCTGGAATCGGTGACCACAAGGCTGGCCGTCCACTTTCGGGATTTATCGATGAGTTCAGGATCTACAACTACGCCCTGACCAAAGCTGAGATCGAGGCTTTGGCAAAGATGTGTCTGCCAGGTATTTCCTAAATTAAGTTCATATCTTATTTTCATGGATTAGATTTataaaatgtttgtttccaCTCCAAAACAGATTCCAAACACAGCTCTTTTGGTTTTGCTCTTTGACTTACCTGCGTAGTTTGTTTTCGCTTCACTGGGATAATATGATTATGTATGCATGTGCTCCTGTTAAATGAGTCTTGTTTGAAAGGTGTTACTCCACAAATGGACAGCATCAAACCATCCAACGACAAACCATCGACCCTCAATGACGATTTCGAATTAGGAAATAAGGCAAATGCCTTTGGTCAAGGGCACAAGTCTAACCAACCTCAAGAAGAGTCGGTCGAAGAAGCTATTCTTTAGGATGAGCAACGAGAAGACCACCATTTGCCGACTTGAATAACATTGACAATCAGGATTGTTTGACGTCACCTATGTGAACATGCTCGATACTGCATTGAAACACTCTAAAAGCTTCATGTGATAGCTggcttttattttttcgttctttctgttaattgtttacttgtttgtgcgttttttttcttctctttggcGGAAagtaacataaaattaaaagcTATCACCCATACGCAATATTTTTTGGAGAAACTTGATTGAGGTTTTCCTGAGTGACGTCAGCAATATGCCAGCATAATAATTAAACCTTTCCATGCAACGAACAGCACATACGACCAAGAGAAAGGAAGATTTGAAATCCACCTCGATCCGCGCCTTATTATTTGATTATGATGGGAGAATTTCTGTACAAATCGAGTGTAAATTAATTAAGTGCTGTGAAAGACCATAGTTTTCTTTGATGCCGATTAAGTTTTAATCAGGTTTCTGTAAAGTATAAGAAAAAATGCTATGCGTTTCGCCTTGAAATCGGATGTTTAGCAAAACAATCAACTTGAAAATAAACCCGGGAATGTTCGTCATATCGATATacagtattttttaattttgattgcCATGATGTTCGGTGGTTAGGTATGATGGTTAAAGCGGGGGATGATCTGGAATAATAGTAATTCATGAAAGGGGCGGGTAAACATTGTTGACCTccttcccccccacccccaccgcCCCTTCCCCCACGAAACCCCCAAAAGTTGGCGCTACCATCCAGAATATCTATCGTATTTCCAGGGGTCCAATCGGGAACCTCTTTTGTTTTGAGAGATAATGTATCCCGAGCGCtaaatgaaaacttttcagtttcatttacaGTATAATTTTGGTCGCATAGGAACTACAAGGATATTTATTGATTACTTGACGTACAGGCTAAATTTCGAAAATTAGAACTTTTAATCGTCATTTCAACTTTAAGTTCAGGCAAAACAAGATGCAAATGTGTATTAGTTTTTCTCTGGTACGTTGATTACGTGAAATTAAGATTATTACCTGACCGAGTAACTAGAAATCATGCTCACTAGGCTATCAACATCGACAAAGTAGGTTTTGGCTAAAACAATTACAGTGAATTCAATGCAGttctaaaatattttcacttAGTTGAATAGACTGAATTTGGCAAGTAAAGGTTGTGTTGAGTATAGTTTTCATCTTCAACAGCTAGATCAATTTGACTAATTATAGAAAACTGGAGTTGGCAGACATTAGGGAGTAAAAGATGCTTGCTATGTTAACCTGCTGTTTTGGCCTCTGGTTTGTTCCTAACTTGAAAGAATGTAAAGCGTTTAACTCTAATTTAAAGATACTGTGTGCTTTGGGCACATTTTTATGATCAGTTCTATCGAAAtgtttccaaattagtctttTAGTGTGGttatcagaaaaataaattcgaTTCAAAAGATCCAAGTTTACAGGCTGATATGAGAAAAGTACAGGTGAAATACCAAAACTTCTATTCGCTTGAGTGCGATATACTCAATTACGTAAAACTTCTCCTTTTAGAGCTGTGTTACTTTTGTAATCCTTGCTTTAGCCTCTGAACCAGTTTTTTGGGGCATTCCGGAGATATTTTTTGGTATAAGACATGCCTAAGCTGGATctaaccccccccccttacACTGGTAATAGTAATAGAAGGAAGTGGGAAGGAAAAAGGTAGTTAGGCAGCATCATCATCATGTTCTTCTAGTGTGGGCGGCATGTAGGTCACCTTAATTACGCAAGTGCATTGACCACAATAAATGTTTCCGTTACGGTAATGCTCTTTGAGGTCGTTGCTTCTTTGCTGCTCACTCAAGCAGCCTGTGACTATTGATTGTAGTTACGTGGCCAACATTATATACAATGTGGTATCTGACCTATATGAAATTTGGCGTGATATCTGACCTATATTGGTCATTGCTCTCTTGCAGCTTCTTGCTGGTCACTCTAGTACCCTATGAGCGTTGAATTACGTTTTACGACCTGTATAATATGTAATTTGATGTCTGACCTATATAAAATATGGTGAGGTATCTAACCTGCAATTATTGTTAAGCTTTTGGTGTGCTGGTCACTTGAGTGCCATCGGACATTGATTGATGTAATATGACCTActcttttgaaatgtaaaaattgCTCTGGTACATGATATTGGATTTGATGCATAACTAAAATAGGAAATGGAGTAAGATCTGACCTACATCGTACGTGATATGATTTCTTATATATGAAAATTGTATTGTTATAGGTGGTGGCGGCGCCGCAGGTAGTACTCCAGCACCAACTGCAACCCCACCCTCCGGCTCAACCCCCAAGAAACCTTCTGACCGAGTAAGTAACGATGCTGAATTCGCACGCAAGGCCGGGAAACATTTCAAGTTCCCTCAAGAAGAATCTGTGGAGGAAGCTGTGCTCAAAAGGTCGTCTGTGAGAGGATCACGCAGCGTCGATGTgctgtaaacaacaacaaacaattgAATGAATGACGTTACTCATGAACTTAAACTCGATGCTAGTCAAGGTATCGGCTAGAACTGGATTTTCTCTCTTTGAAACTGGACAATGTTTAAAAACCCAACCAACATGTAAAGTAAGGCATCTTCGTTATAGGAGACCTCTTCTTTGTATTACAAGAGCCCCGTTAGTGTGGTTTTTAAACAAGGGATTTATCATGACGTCAAATCAAAACCGTGTCAAACCGTCCACAACTGTCGATTAAATGCTTTGTGCATCATTGTTCTCATTCTTTGGTATTTCTGTCACTTTACATCGCACGTTCTGCAATCACTCATAAATGGCGTGCAACATGATTGGCGGGTAAACTTAGTGAGATCAAACATCGATGTAAAATTTGCACGAGAATACGAGTCTAGATCCGACGCTGAATGACTTATGGGTACATGCGACCGTTTATGGGTAGTTCTCTTCCCTTCATTTCTAGTTTTATGGCCAGTTTATGTAACACGGCTAATGTTTTCATGTAAGGAACTAATGTACAAATTGCTTGTAAAGTTATCTTTGATTTTTCATGGTACTAAATTATCTACCGTTTCCATAATACTATTTGATTTTCTAAGCTTGATGTTAGTACAATAAAACGAGCGAGATAAAgctgtgttttaaaatttgaaagaaatgtttggaTGCCGAATAGCTAAGAAATAAACACGGGCAGTATTACAATATCTCGTCTGGAGTCTCATTT from Pocillopora verrucosa isolate sample1 chromosome 1, ASM3666991v2, whole genome shotgun sequence includes:
- the LOC131786110 gene encoding uncharacterized protein isoform X2, producing MERFVFLIALTVSGALASCRHPKPGQFMAKKEGIPSYVDSPSAADLAIDKRLVGHLQFNTTKGNVVEDSSGYANNGILQDGAIVVNFPKSKCGNAAYVYCGDILFHGDTFQAKPREGVTVAAFINLKDIEGSRSVFDTIGISHQCGQFHFEVNYGSVRWFHRNETQHIIFSVTAEGKQVPKDQWTHIAGTYDSATGKSKIYVNGELRNMTIGGGLLSRDWLSRAGIGDHKAGRPLSGFIDEFRIYNYALTKAEIEALAKMCLPGVTPQMDSIKPSNDKPSTLNDDFELGNKANAFGQGHKSNQPQEESVEEAIL
- the LOC131786110 gene encoding uncharacterized protein isoform X1; the encoded protein is MERFVFLIALTVSGALASCRHPKPGQFMAKKEGIPSYVDSPSAADLAIDKRLVGHLQFNTTKGNVVEDSSGYANNGILQDGAIVVNFPKSKCGNAAYVYCGDILFHGDTFQAKPREGVTVAAFINLKDIEGSRSVFDTIGISHQCGQFHFEVNYGSVRWFHRNETQHIIFSVTAEGKQVPKDQWTHIAGTYDSATGKSKIYVNGELRNMTIGGGLLSRDWLSRAGIGDHKAGRPLSGFIDEFRIYNYALTKAEIEALAKMCLPGGGGAAGSTPAPTATPPSGSTPKKPSDRVSNDAEFARKAGKHFKFPQEESVEEAVLKRSSVRGSRSVDVL